Sequence from the Flexistipes sp. genome:
GAACCGGTCATTTGTCCTGCAATGGCAGCAATTATAAGAACAGGTATAAGCTTGAAAGAAATTTGGGTTGAGATTCTTATAAAGGCAACAACAGGTATTGGTGCATGTATACATAAGAACCATCCCAGAGAAAATTTGCTGAATTTTCTTCTTGCAATGCCGAACGGAATGTTGATTGCGTAAGTGAATATCAGTAAGAGAATAAAGTAAAATATAACTTGAGTATTCATTCCTCCTATAATATAAAATAATTAAAGGAGAGTAAATGAATATTTTGTTTATAGGTATCGGTGGTTTCTTCGGGGCTGTTTCCAGATTTGTCGTTTCAAAGATTACGATGAATATTTTTGGAAACCTCATCCCCTATGGTACTATTGCTGTTAATATTCTTGGCAGTTTTCTCCTTGGTTTTCTTTTTACTTTGTCTGTAATAAAAATGTCTGATGGAGCTGCATTCAGAGCTTTGGTTTGTATAGGTTTTCTTGGCTCCTTTACCACATTTTCGACATTTTCGTTGGAAGCTGTTAACCTGTTGGAAGAGAATTCGTATGTTTTATTTTTTGTTTATGCAGCTGCCAATGTAGTTATCAGCCTTATTACAGCTTTTTTGGGCGTATACACTGCAAGATTATGGGGGGCGTGGTGACAAAACTCGAAGGCACACAAAAGCTGATGAGAATTTTTATTGGCGAAAATGATAAATACGAAGGAAGGCCTTTATATAAATCTTT
This genomic interval carries:
- the crcB gene encoding fluoride efflux transporter CrcB, coding for MNILFIGIGGFFGAVSRFVVSKITMNIFGNLIPYGTIAVNILGSFLLGFLFTLSVIKMSDGAAFRALVCIGFLGSFTTFSTFSLEAVNLLEENSYVLFFVYAAANVVISLITAFLGVYTARLWGAW